A genome region from Cucumis sativus cultivar 9930 chromosome 4, Cucumber_9930_V3, whole genome shotgun sequence includes the following:
- the LOC101216548 gene encoding transcription factor TCP17 isoform X1, which yields MPADKHDERHNMIKNSKEENSPPPKLAAGSSSSSATPWLRLKDPRIVRVSRAFGGKDRHSKVCTIRGLRDRRVRLSVSTAIQLYDLQDRLGLNQPSKVVDWLLNAAKDEIDELPPLPIPSASLGLHYQSMIPTTTTVVHPHRSEFKIIDKAGVEDETEQKQHKSNSNPSHPNSSFSALLNNVSAPPFGFYWDHNPPSSSSTTTNNNLPFLTSQAGDNNNNNNLHTFNHLNLSLPPSPLSLSTASQFLEFNHLHQNFFINNNSNNNNPSFHPNVRPFHFSMATKFLPHQDKNNNNVDPPSKDHGFASHQ from the exons ATGC CTGCAGACAAACATGATGAGAGACataatatgattaaaaatTCTAAAGAAGAGAATTCACCACCTCCAAAACTAGCAGCAGGTTCATCAAGCTCATCCGCGACGCCATGGCTTAGGTTGAAGGATCCAAGGATTGTGCGCGTTTCGCGAGCTTTCGGAGGCAAAGATCGACACAGCAAAGTTTGTACTATAAGAGGACTGCGCGACAGGCGTGTAAGACTATCAGTTTCCACCGCGATTCAACTCTATGATCTTCAAGACAGGCTGGGGCTTAACCAGCCGAGCAAGGTTGTCGACTGGTTGCTGAACGCCGCCAAGGATGAAATCGACGAACTCCCTCCATTACCAATCCCGTCCGCAAGCCTCGGCCTTCACTACCAATCAATGAtaccaacaacaacaacagtCGTACACCCCCATAGATCGGAGTTCAAAATCATTGACAAGGCCGGGGTCGAGGATGAGACCGAACAGAAACAACACAAATCCAATAGTAATCCTTCTCACCCTAATTCTTCTTTCTCAGCCCttttgaataatgtttctGCCCCtccatttggtttttattgGGATCATAATCctccatcatcatcatcaacaacaacaaacaataatcttccatttcttacATCTCAAGCTGGggataataataacaacaataaccTTCATACCTTCAATCATCTCAATTTGTCTTTGCCTCCTTCCCCTTTGTCTCTCTCAACTGCCTCTCAGTTTTTGGAGTTCAATCACTTGCACCAAAATTTCTTCATTAacaacaacagcaacaacaATAATCCTTCTTTCCACCCAAATGTTAGGCCTTTTCACTTTAGTATGGCTACTAAATTCCTTCCTCATCAAGacaagaataataacaatgtaGATCCTCCAAGTAAGGATCATGGATTTGCGTCTCATCAATGA
- the LOC101216548 gene encoding transcription factor TCP17 isoform X2: MHKHDERHNMIKNSKEENSPPPKLAAGSSSSSATPWLRLKDPRIVRVSRAFGGKDRHSKVCTIRGLRDRRVRLSVSTAIQLYDLQDRLGLNQPSKVVDWLLNAAKDEIDELPPLPIPSASLGLHYQSMIPTTTTVVHPHRSEFKIIDKAGVEDETEQKQHKSNSNPSHPNSSFSALLNNVSAPPFGFYWDHNPPSSSSTTTNNNLPFLTSQAGDNNNNNNLHTFNHLNLSLPPSPLSLSTASQFLEFNHLHQNFFINNNSNNNNPSFHPNVRPFHFSMATKFLPHQDKNNNNVDPPSKDHGFASHQ; the protein is encoded by the exons ATGC ACAAACATGATGAGAGACataatatgattaaaaatTCTAAAGAAGAGAATTCACCACCTCCAAAACTAGCAGCAGGTTCATCAAGCTCATCCGCGACGCCATGGCTTAGGTTGAAGGATCCAAGGATTGTGCGCGTTTCGCGAGCTTTCGGAGGCAAAGATCGACACAGCAAAGTTTGTACTATAAGAGGACTGCGCGACAGGCGTGTAAGACTATCAGTTTCCACCGCGATTCAACTCTATGATCTTCAAGACAGGCTGGGGCTTAACCAGCCGAGCAAGGTTGTCGACTGGTTGCTGAACGCCGCCAAGGATGAAATCGACGAACTCCCTCCATTACCAATCCCGTCCGCAAGCCTCGGCCTTCACTACCAATCAATGAtaccaacaacaacaacagtCGTACACCCCCATAGATCGGAGTTCAAAATCATTGACAAGGCCGGGGTCGAGGATGAGACCGAACAGAAACAACACAAATCCAATAGTAATCCTTCTCACCCTAATTCTTCTTTCTCAGCCCttttgaataatgtttctGCCCCtccatttggtttttattgGGATCATAATCctccatcatcatcatcaacaacaacaaacaataatcttccatttcttacATCTCAAGCTGGggataataataacaacaataaccTTCATACCTTCAATCATCTCAATTTGTCTTTGCCTCCTTCCCCTTTGTCTCTCTCAACTGCCTCTCAGTTTTTGGAGTTCAATCACTTGCACCAAAATTTCTTCATTAacaacaacagcaacaacaATAATCCTTCTTTCCACCCAAATGTTAGGCCTTTTCACTTTAGTATGGCTACTAAATTCCTTCCTCATCAAGacaagaataataacaatgtaGATCCTCCAAGTAAGGATCATGGATTTGCGTCTCATCAATGA